The following DNA comes from Mycolicibacterium aromaticivorans JS19b1 = JCM 16368.
ACCATCGCGGGGAAGTTGAACGGACTGATGACGGCCACCGGGCCGAGCGGCTGGCGGATCGAGGCGACGTCGACGTTGGTCGAGGCGTTCTCGGTCATCCCACCCTTGAGCAGATGCGATATGCCGCAGGCGAATTCGACGACCTCCTGGCCGCGGCTGACCTCGCCGAGGGCATCGGAGAGCACCTTGCCGTGTTCGGCGGTGATGATCGCGGCCAGCTCTTCCTTGCGGGCGTTGAGCAGTTCGCGGAACGCGAAGAGGATCGTGGTGCGCTTGGCCAGCGAGGTGTCGCGCCAGGCCGGGAACGCGGCGGCCGCGGCGGCGATGACCGCCTGCGCGTCGGCGACGTCGGCCAGCGCGACCTGACCGGTCACCTGGCCGGTGGCCGGGTTGGTCACCGCGGCCGTCCGGTCGCTGCTGCCTGCGAAGTTCTTCCCGTCGGCCCAGTGGGCGATGGTCCGGACGCGGGTGTTGGGCGCTGTGAGGGTCATACCTGCGATTCTGGTGCAGGATGGCCCAGGTCGAGGCCGACGATATGTAAATGAATTACTGTTCTCTCTTACACTGTGTTAATGCAGTTGACCCTTGCCGACATCCTCGAGCTGCCGTCGGTGCGCCGGGGCGATCCGGAGATGGTGTGCACCGGACCGATGGACCAGCCGGTGCGTTGGGTGCACGTCAGCGATCTCGCCGACCTGTCGGGCCTGCTGACCGGCGGGGAATTGGTGCTGACCACGGGTCAGGCATTGGCCGATCCGTCGCGCCGGGACGCCTATCTGCCCGGCCTTGCGAAGGCCGGCGCGGTGGGCGTGGTGATCGAGCTCGGGCTGCACATCGACCGGCTTCCGGAGTCTGTGCGCGCCATCGGCTCGGCGCTGTCGCTGCCGGTGATCGTGCTGCACCGGACGGTGCGCTTCATCGATGTCACCGAGGAGGTGCATCGCCGGATCGTCGCCGACCAGTACGCCGAAGTCGAGTACGCCCAACGGGTACACGAGGAGTTCACCGCGCTGAGCATGCGCCGGGCATCGATCGACGAGATCGTCAGTGCGGCAGCCCAGATGCTCGACACACCCGTGGTGTTGGAAGACCTCAACCGTCAGGTGCTGGCGTTCGACGGCCGGGGCCTGTCGGCGGCGACACTGCTGGTCGACTGGGAGCGGCGCTCCCGGCTGGCGGGTGGTGACGCCTGGACCGCGTGCCCGGTGGGCCCGCACCGCGAGGAGTGGGGCCGGTTGATCGCGCCGCGGATGGCCGCGGCCGACGGCCGGTCGGTGATGACCCTGGAGCGCGCGGCGCAAGCGCTGGCGTTGAACCGGATGGTCGAGCAGAACCGCAGCTCACTGGAGCTACGCGCGCAGAGCGGCCTCGTCGACGACCTGCGCCGCGGTCGCATCACCGACGAGGCCGAGGCCACCGCCCGTGCGCATGCGCTGGGGCTGCGGCCGGCGCTGACGTATGTGCCGATGGCGGTGCGGCTGCGGGAGACGCCGGGCGCCGATCAGGTCGCGATCGCCCAGCGGCGGGTCCGCACCCTGGACGCGATCATGCACACCGTGCGTGCGGCCGGCCATACCGGTTTGGCGGCCACCCGTGACGACGGCCAGATCGACGTGGTGTTGGCGCCGCAGCGCACCAGCCGGGTCCCCGGATCGCTCGATACCGTGTTGACCGACGTGTGTTCGGCTACTCGGCGCGCGGTCGCCCATCTAGACGGGGTGAGCGGATGTGCCATCGGCGTGGGCCCGGAGAACAGCCGGCTGGTCGACGCGGTGGGCGGCCTGCGCGAAGCAGGGCACGTCGCCGAGGTGGCGATGTCGATGCCCTTGCAGGACAAGCCGTTTCATCGAGCGTCGGATGTCCGCTTGCGCGGCCTGCTGTCGCTGATCCGTAGTGATCCTCGTGTGCAGGCGTTCGCCGAGACTGAGCTGGCCGGGTTGCTGGCGGATCGGGCCAAGCACGGCGACGAGGCCTTCGACCTGCTGTGGCACTTCCTGCAGGCGGGCGGCAACAAAGCCGAGCTCGCCAGGACGCTACACATGTCGCGGCCCACGCTGTACGCGCGGTTGGAGGCGCTGCAACGGACCGTCGGACTAGATCTCGACGACGCCGAGTCCAGGACGTCGCTGCAGGTGGCGATGTTGATCCTCAACGTCTAGTCCGCTGTCGGATCGTCGGCGTCGCGACGCTCGTCTTTGATCCGTTCTTTGCTCCGCAGTAGACGCAGCAGCGTCACCAGCACCAGGCCGCCGACCATATTGCCGACGAGCGTGTACCAGAACCACCCCAGCCAGTCGAGATAGCCGAAGGGTGCCTCACCGGTCGACAGGGCGCCAAAGATCAACAGCGAGTCCAGGATCGAGTGGAACAGCTGCAGTCCGGCCAGGACGAAGGCACCGGCCACCGCGGCCGCGATCTTGCCGGGAACCGAGTCGGTGCCGTGCTGCATGCGGGTCATCAGCGTGATCACCATGCCACCCAGCACTGCCAGCGCCATCGTCTGCACCGACAGCGGTTCACCGACGAAATGCTCAGCGGAGGTGATGGTTTGGCTCCTGAGCTTGGGGAATGCCGCGATGATCAGCGCCATGATCAGCCACCCGCCGACCAGGTTGGCCACCAGCGTGCCGCTCCACAGTTTGGCGAGCTGGCCGACGCTGGCCCGCTTGGCGGCCACCGTCGTGACGGGAACCAGGAAGCCTTCGGTGAACAGCTCGCTGCGGCCGAGCAGCAGCGCCAGGAATCCGATCGCGAATGCGACTCCGGCCAGCAGCTGATTGTGGGTTTCGTGCAACACGGACAGGTAGGCCAGCACCCCTATCGCAACCTCGGTACCACCGAAGAATCCGGTGACCAGGACTTCACGCCAGCTGCGGTGCAGTCGTTGACTGCCCTCGTCGATCATTCGGTTGAAGGCGGCTTCGAGTTCGTCCTCGATCGGGCTGTCGGACTCGCCGAGTTGGCGCTGGCTCGTTGAACTCACGAATCCGTGTACCCACCTGCAGCCTTCCCGACACCGGACGCCGCTGAGCAGTCGCTCAACTTACGCCCATAGACTGGGCCACCGTGGGTATTCTCGTCGGCTTTGCGCCGTGGATCGTCTATTGGGTTCTGGTGGGCAATGCGCCGTTCACGACGGCCGTCCTGGTGGCCCTCGCCGTCGCGATCATCGGACTGGTGATGAGCCGCACCAGGAAGGTGGCCGGTCTGACCTTCGAAATCGGTTCTGTCGCTGTGTTCTTCGTGCTGACGGTGCTGACCTTCGTGGCCAGCCATGGGTTCTTGGAGCAGTGGATCTTGTCGCTGAGCACTGCGGGGATCTTCGTCATCACGCTGGCCGGGGCGCTGGCCGGCGCGCCGTTCGTGCGGGGATTCGCCGCGGCCGGACGCTCCGAGGAGATCGTCACCAGCGAGCTGTTCACGGCCATCACGTCGCTGCTGACCTGGATCTGGATCGGTGCTTTCGCGGGGATGACGGTGTCCTCGGCGATCCCGCCGATCGTCTCCGGGGACGCCACGATCCTCGACTCCGCGAACCCGCTGTCCGTGCTGTGCTACTGGGTGATCCCGTTCGCGTTGCTGGGGCTGGCTGCGATCGCCTCGCGCATCCTGCCCGACACGATGGTTCTCAGCGACGACGTCGTGCGCGAGACGTCCTTTGTCGCGTACAGCGAAGCCGCGATCGACGAGCTGTACTACCTGGCTCAGGAGCACGCCAACCGCGAGGTCGGCGCGGGCAAGGAAGCCTACGACGTCAAAGTCGGCGGGATGGGGATGACGCTGACCGGCGACGAGTCCCGCAAGTCGTGGCCGTCGACATATCGAGTGCGCGACCGCCGCCGCTGAACCGCCCCGGCGCCGGGCTCTGCTCGTTGCTGACGTCGGCGGCATGATCGCAACCGATCGGGCAAGGATGCACACCGCTTTGGACACCTTTGCGTCACGGATCGGCTAAAAGGCCTGTTCAGGCCGCCAGCGTGGTATGCGGCTGTCAGCTGATTGCGGTAGAAAGTGACAGAAGTGACCTCTGTGAAGAGGACGGAGCTTTGCTCGGAGGCGCCCGGAAGGTGGAGATCATGATGAAGAAGCGCTTTTACGCCCTGGCGATCAGCCTGATGATGCTGCTCGCCATTCCCGGCCTGGTGGCCCCGACGGCGACCGCCGCTCCGGTGGGCCGGGATCAGTACGTCAACCTGGTGATCCAGCGCGGGCTCGCCCAGCGGGGCGTGCCCTACGCCTGGGCCGGCGGCGACATCAACGGACCCACTCTCGGCAAAGGCCCGAGCGCAGCGGTCGTCGGTTTCGACTCCTCGGGCCTGATCCAGTACATCTACGCCGGCGTCGGCGCCAAGCTGCCGCGTTCCTCGGGAGACATGTACAAGGTCGGCCAGCACGTCACCGCGGACCAGGCGTTGCCGGGGGATCTGATCTTCTACGGGCCCGACGGCACCCAGAGCGTCGCGATGTTCCTGGGCAACAACCAGATGCTGGAAGTCACCGACACGGTCGTCGCGGTGTCCGCGGTGCGCGCCAAAGACATGGCGCCCTACCTCGTCCGCGTCATCGCCTGAGTGTCACGCGGGGGCGCGCCGTCGACCCGCCGTGCAGATATTCACGGCGCGACGACGAGCACGCCCACCGCTAGGCGGGACCCTGCCGGCCGCCGGCTAGGCGCAGTCGGTGCAGACCAGACTGGCGGCGTCCGC
Coding sequences within:
- a CDS encoding formate/nitrite transporter family protein — encoded protein: MSSTSQRQLGESDSPIEDELEAAFNRMIDEGSQRLHRSWREVLVTGFFGGTEVAIGVLAYLSVLHETHNQLLAGVAFAIGFLALLLGRSELFTEGFLVPVTTVAAKRASVGQLAKLWSGTLVANLVGGWLIMALIIAAFPKLRSQTITSAEHFVGEPLSVQTMALAVLGGMVITLMTRMQHGTDSVPGKIAAAVAGAFVLAGLQLFHSILDSLLIFGALSTGEAPFGYLDWLGWFWYTLVGNMVGGLVLVTLLRLLRSKERIKDERRDADDPTAD
- a CDS encoding PucR family transcriptional regulator produces the protein MQLTLADILELPSVRRGDPEMVCTGPMDQPVRWVHVSDLADLSGLLTGGELVLTTGQALADPSRRDAYLPGLAKAGAVGVVIELGLHIDRLPESVRAIGSALSLPVIVLHRTVRFIDVTEEVHRRIVADQYAEVEYAQRVHEEFTALSMRRASIDEIVSAAAQMLDTPVVLEDLNRQVLAFDGRGLSAATLLVDWERRSRLAGGDAWTACPVGPHREEWGRLIAPRMAAADGRSVMTLERAAQALALNRMVEQNRSSLELRAQSGLVDDLRRGRITDEAEATARAHALGLRPALTYVPMAVRLRETPGADQVAIAQRRVRTLDAIMHTVRAAGHTGLAATRDDGQIDVVLAPQRTSRVPGSLDTVLTDVCSATRRAVAHLDGVSGCAIGVGPENSRLVDAVGGLREAGHVAEVAMSMPLQDKPFHRASDVRLRGLLSLIRSDPRVQAFAETELAGLLADRAKHGDEAFDLLWHFLQAGGNKAELARTLHMSRPTLYARLEALQRTVGLDLDDAESRTSLQVAMLILNV